The Mixophyes fleayi isolate aMixFle1 chromosome 9, aMixFle1.hap1, whole genome shotgun sequence DNA window CCACCTAGAGTCACTAAAACCATTGAACAGATTGCATTACCTGCTCTGATTGATATGGGCTCCCAGATTATAACATTGCAGGAATAAATATTAGCACCCTCCAGCCCATCCCTGCATGTTGGTTGCAACAGTATTGGTGTCCTCACCAGTGGACCCTGAAGGTGGAAATTTATGGATTAATTCTAGGACATCCAGGAATCATTGGGAGCCACTCATGTCGATGAGGATATTACGGAAGAATATGATATAAAATAGTACTGAGGAATTCCTAACCCTCTCTGACAAAAAAAGTGATGACAGAGGATTCAGCTGACAAAAGAGTATGCCAACGAATTTACCTGTATTAGTTCCATCAAGAAAAAATGTTAGAGGCAGCATCCAGGTGAATTTGTTTAAAGAGATTGGGCTGGCTCCAAGCTCAGAGGCTGTTTTGCTTGGAAATACCAGAATGAAACCGAAAGGCCAAAGTTATGATGATGTTGTAAATGCAGTGCAAGTGGGAGACAGATGCTACAAACCAAGGGAGCATGGCTTGAAGATAAAGCCATCTAAATGCCCAATCCTCAAGCCTGAAGCACATAACTTGTGCCACATGGTCAGTAGTCAGGATATCCTACTGGACCCAAAAAAAATGAATGCTTTCAAAAGCTGATCTATACCTCACAATATAAAGGACATGAGAAAAATCCTTGGGTTTCCTAGCTATTATCaaagatttgtaaaaaaaacttgTCAGCCATTGCTGAACCCTTCACTGCACTGTTACGGTGTGTGGAAAAAAGCACTTAGTTTAATAGCCAAACTCACAGGAACCACATACTTCGAAGAGAACTATTATAAGGTGGGACACTCCTTGAGGAGTAATTAAAGAGGCAGCACCATAGTTACTGCTAGTACCAGTTGATAGAGTTCCAATCTAGTTTTAGATTTAATCTTTAAGGTCATACAACCCAATCTCCTACTTTTTAAAGAAGATTAATAGATAGTGGAGGGAATGACATCATACTTTGTGCTTGAGCATATTTTACCATGTAGCTTTTCATCATTTTTATCCTCCTCTTATTGAGTTGCTCTATATTCTTTATATGCAATTTTCTTAGCATGCAACTACTAATTCCTTGCAGGACCATAttggtttattttacttttataaaatattgtatttattgcaaGGTCAGCAAAATCATACAGTTACAATGCACAATGTAAGCAAAGAGTACAGTACAAACTGTCCATAACATGTGCACAATATTGAAATTGGCCAAACATAGTCAGCAGCCACTGCTGACCATATATTTCtaaaggaaaagaaaagggaGGAAAGGGGCAGGGGGAAGGGAATGAAAAGTCAGAGTTAGATCAGTGATCTAAGTAAGGGGAAGGATATGATCCAAGAGGACATACCAATCCCAATTCCTCTAACTCACAGATTACACCTCTTACAAATACTCCCCTGTGACAAGCTGTCTACATTCCATGGACTCTTCTTGGGGGTATCACTGTTTCCAGAACCAACAACTTCCTGTTTGCTTGTACAACATGCCTTCTCTGCTGGAACCTCAACTGAATTAACTATATAAAAGGAAAGCTTCTGGAATAGTTGGTGCAACATATAAATTATTCACATACCAGATCCCACAGAGGTCCATACTACTTATGGATGTCCAACCATAACCTAATATTGTCACTGAGCAAATATGAGTAGTGCACACAGATTAGACAATTGTTTTTATCTCCAGAATGCTGCACAATATGCAAATGCCAAACAGCCATTGCACTGTACTCATCCAGACATGCTTACAGTAACAATGATATTACAGACCACTTATATTTTTAAaactactcactttttttttattgtacttcCTTTAGAGTTGTGAGTTTAATAAATGGACAATCAGAGAATTTATCAAACATCGAGAAGCTTTGCTTTTCGGTGCTTATCGTGAAATTCTAATGCCATTTCTACCGATCAACAATCTTTACCATGCACCTGCTATCTCTATGAGCAGTAGCTCCTGACAGACACCTACCTTCTTTATTTCATTCAGACTTTTCTAGGACAAGCTGTCTACATTCCATGAATGATTAGACATTCCATACAGATTAGACAATCCTTATATCTCCAGAATGCTAGACAACATGCAAATACCAAACAGCCaatgccaggggcgggctgggatGGAGGGCAGGAAGCCATTTGTCCCCCAGGCTGCTCCCATAGTGGGTTCCCTTGAtcttggtctgggtcactgggctacctgcattaattttactttaaaatgttcctaataggccgtTTAGCCAAGTCttgctccccccccttcagcctgcCAGCCCCGGACATTGCCTACACACATCCAGACATTCTTATAGTAACAATGATATTACAGACCACTGATATTTTCAAGCAACTCACCTCTATTTTTGTTGCACTTCTTTTTAAGTTATGAGGTTAGTAAGTGGTTGAGAAGATAAAGTAGGAATGCGGTTATGGTTTTTTTTGATATTTGATATTGATATTGAGGCACATTTAGGAAGAACAGTCTTCACCTGAATAGTGAGGGTGCAGCTGTTCTGGTGGAGAAGATAGTTGGAAGGCAGTTTTCAACAGATATAGGGTCATTTATCAGCTCACACAATTTATCAAAGCCCTAACACTGGAGAAATTACTGAGGATGGCAGAATGTGTTAATTTATCAAGCAGCTAGAAGCTTAGATTTTTGCCATTTGTCACAAAATTCTAACAACATTTCAGGACGGCGTTAAGCTAAACAAGTCCAAACAAGTAAACACACAGGACACATCATCACTGGGACAGCCTCTTTTTGGCAACAGTGTCCTAGCTACACAAAATTGATAAACACCTtaaaaattaaacacaaatataaGAGGAGTTGGCGCTATTGGATGTTACATATACAATACGATAAACATTTCCAACCATGCAAAATGTTAAACTATTAAAATAAAGTCACTCCTTCATGTAGCATAGGTCCCAGATGATATATAAGGATTCCTCTTCTTTAGTAATCCCCTTCATTTACGCTTTCCAGAAGGATGTAATATTCTGAACACGGGCTGTAAAAGGGTCTAATCAAGTGTTTGAATTTCACTGGAATATACAGGCTGTGctatgtctgttttatatttcttttcatgTACATCCTTCTGGAAAGCATAAATGAAGGGGATTACTAAAGAAGAGGAATCCTTATATATCATCTGGGACCTAtgctacatcatacttgccaactctcccggattgtccgggagactcccgcattttgcgagagtctcccggacgagtgtggcaatctccctgataggaagggggaaaaatttagtttaaacgccgcgattcacccggaatcgcggcgtttagccccgcccccactgtaaaatgacgcgatttgcgtcattccgtcacgggggcggggccaaaatgacgcgatttcgcagccccgccccctgcacgcccacgtcccggcgggcatctcccggaaaaagaaaaaaaaatgttggcaagtatgtgctacatGAATGAGTGACTTTATTTTAAGATTTTAAGATTTTGCATGGTTAGAAATGTTCATCGTATTGTATATGTAACATCCAATAGCACCATCTCCTCTTATATTTGTGTTTGATGTATATAACTGTTTTAGTACTCATAAGGGATTGTGTACTATAAGTTGAGAGGCTGCTTATGGTTAGACAGCGCTGACAGACTTCATTGATTGGTTTATTTTGACCTTAAAAAATTAGGAATGAAAAAATGGTAAAAAGAATTGTTATTTATTGGGGAAAACCCCTGAAAATTGGTAAATAGCACCCTTAATCTCCAGATATGAATATAAGTTATGTTGATTTGCAACAAAACAATTTAAAGGACATTTTCACTATCAGCAATAGTGAAAATAACAATTTTTTGAGGTTAGTGTACATTTAATAGTATAATAGTAGAACTGTCAAGCTTTTAGGCTCATCCAGTGTGATATTAGGTGAAAATAAGTACAGAAAGAGTgtgttttattttgctaaataatggtgctttattgtcaatTTATTTTATGTGATCAGTTTTTAAATCATCTGAATAAAGCTTTGTCTATTGAAAGTTATTCATCTTGTTACGATGGCTGAATTCACAACACTTGATTGGCACACATAGAATGCTTGGTCATCAAATTATTTAAAGCTAAGGAGGGAAGTCTGTGGGTGCCATAAAGAGacaggaaaaaatatattatatattatatattatatattatatattatataaacatcaATAAGaaatacttgtctactctccaggaatgtctgggagactccaaaATTTTGAGTATGGATCCTGCCCAATCATTTTGCAAAGTGGGCAGGCCATGATGACATGATTCGCTGCAAAATGCGTCTTCATGGTCAAGTAATCTTGGGTGTGTGTGAATCAACCTGAGATAGGGTCATGAATTTACACTGTAGAGGGGATCTCATGACTTGCTGAGGCAGTGGCCAACCTGTGTGATCATAGCATGACTGATCACAGGGGTGTGCTACTGCCTCTGCATGTCAAGAGGTTCCTATACACTGAGAGGCATTCCTTGATAATTTTGAATCTGGGGTGGTCAGCATCTGACCGATAGTGATCTATGGAACCCAGCCAATCAGACTGTCTTCGGTCAGGTAATGCAGATAGATTTTTATACTGGGATATTTGATTGATGTTAGttgtggtgtatgtatgtatgtatgtatgtatgtatgtatgtatgtatgtatgtatgtatgtgtgaaggGTGCCCCTGGTGGCCTCAGCTGCAAGTACAAGCAATCCATTCTGCCCCAGCTAGCTGGTGGGTACAGGAAACCAATACCACAGGACACCCCGAATACACAATTGTTAAACAAAGTTATGATGTGAAGTGGCCACTAGTGGCAGTGCAGTGCATACATAAATATTGGACACCAGGCCATTTCAATTTGAAACAGAAATTAAACTTTAATAACTCTCCAGCACTGAAATAAcaaatgttgtcaacagaaaacaTTTCTAAATGCCTTCTCCTTCTGCATTCTTAAACAGATGGTAATGCTTTCTCCTTATTCCATCTCACTCCTGCACAGCATTTTACATATCAGCCACTGgtgctgggagcagtagttctACAAGCAAAGACCACAGGTGCATCACACAGGCTCTTCACTATTGATTCAGCTCACAAAGTTGCAGGCATGCAGATGGATATTTCACAGAACCTAAGGACCTCCGTCCCACTCTCCAAGGACTCTTTTTCCATGCCTCCTCCCTTACAGCCACACTCTCAAATAGCCGTGCTGCACCAAGCAGCGACCACCCCTTATAGTAAGATGGTCTTTCCAAGGGGGCTACACCATGGGGTACCCCTGATGGTGGAGAACCTCCTGCTGGTATCTTTTTCTGATATCATTACACTGGCTCTTGTTACTGCCAGTTTATCAGGTTGGACCACCCCCAACTAGATGGGAACACTCTTCTGGTGCCTCCTGGGAACCTGGCCCTGGGAACCCCCTTATTGGCGTCTTTAATGTGCCCCGTAACACCCTCCGCATACCCCCTTTTCTCTAATGGAGGACTCTAAACTCCCTATCATCTATTTACTGCTCTGCAGCATCCGCCACACACTCCTTGTTCTGATGGGTTCTTGGGCTTATAACTACCGGTGTTCTCTAACCGCATTTATTACCCCTACAGGACCTATTAAAAATGTATGCCTCGTGACATGAGCCACACATCACCTCATTCCACCGGAGAACTTGTATTTTAGATTAGATTAGGCTCTTTAACTCTCCAAATATCATTGTAAAATGCTTATTGTACAATATTATAGGATCATCATTTCTGTATGCATTACTTTCCCCTACAATTATAATGGCTATTTTTCTATTTCAGAACCTATATGGGACCAAGTTTGTCAAGAAAGGACTCTCCATCCCTGCAAGTAATAAAATGGTTGATTCCTATACTACTACTTTCCTCCCATCCCCTTTGCCACAAAATGCGACCAATGAGGACAACAACTGTGTATTCAATGAGGAATTTAAGTTCTGGTTGCTGCCAGTGTCCTACAGTGCAGTCTTCGTGCTGGGTCTGCCATTAAACCTCACAGCCATAtggattttttttgcaaagatGCGGCCATGGAGCCCGACTACAGTTTATATGTTTAACCTTGCCTTATCTGATACATTGTATCTGCTATCACTGCCCACTCTCATCTACTACTATGCGGATCGCAACAACTGGCCATTTGGAGTGGCATTATGCAAGATTATGCGCTTCCTCTTTTACACAAACCTTTATTGCAGTATCCTATTCCTCACCGGTATAAGTATTCATCGATATATGGGTGTTTGCcaccctcttctctctctgcagagAATGAAGGCTAGATATGCTCATATGTTCTGTGGTGTAGTATGGTTATCGGTCAGTATTTGTCTAGTTCCTAATCTTAAATTTATTACTGTTAGCCCCAGGGGCAATGACACACTGTGCCATGACACAACTGTACCTGAAGAGTTTCAGAAATATGTGGAGTATAGTACAGCTGTTATGACTCTATTATTCGGAATACCCTTTCTAGTGATTGCAGGCTGCTATGGGCTTATGACAAGGGAGCTGATGAAGCCACAGGTCAATGGGTCCCAACAAACTCTACCATCCTACAAGAGGAGATCCATCAAAACCATTGTTATAGTCCTTAcagtatttattatttgtttcttaCCATTTCACATTACACGCACAATCTATTACTATGCTCGGCTACTGAAAGCAGATTGCCAACTTCTCAATGTGGTCAATTTTACATATAAGATAACACGTCCATTTGCTAGTGCCAATAGCTGCTTTGACCCTGTTTTGTACTTCCTAGCTAGTGAAAAGTATCAGAAGAGGCTTGTCATGGCACTATCATGTGCCTGTTGGAGACGTCTCCCTGTTAGTAATTCAGGGCTCGAGACGCACAGAAGAAGGAGCAACCTGGCTGTGATTTCTGCTGAGGACGTGCATACCAATGGCAGCCTGGGCAATCTCTTACAAGTTAGGGAAGAAGAAGGGCATATTGGAGATACGGAGGTAGAACATTATGCAGACAAGAATAATCCAACATTGGTGGAAAGCATTGGTAGGTCTGTGGGAAATGAAAAAAAGAGGAAGATCAATGGAAAAGACTTTGAAGGGAGGCCgcgtaaaaaagaagaaaatggcaGTGAATACAAGAAAAAACTAGGTGACATAGTAGAAAGAATGCATGTGATAGAATGCAGTGACATTCATAGCAAAATTAACAGGAGTAAAAGTGAAAGACagtcagagagaaagagagaaaaggtCAGTGAAGAAAATAGAGGTCGCTGGAGTTTGAAACATATGAGAGATGTTAGATGGTCAAATCATGAAACCCTGGAAGAGAATTCCTGGGAAGGGGATGGCAGCTCCTCCTGGAATCTACTAGTCTCTGTAAGCCAAGGTGAACAGTGTTTGTGGATGAGTTCCAAAGAGGATTCTGAGGAAGGAAAGAAGCTGCAGAGTCTCCCAAACAAGTAACAAAAACAGAAGGATATCAGATGAATTAACATTGTGTATTCTGATGCAGACTACAGATATTTTAACTCTCTTACCGCTTTGGGCAGTGCTGCAACTCAAGACTTTTGcgaaaaagtaaattaaaaagttCAATGGCGAGGCTATGAACTGATTGTAAGAATTGTTTATTGGAACTTTGCAATAATGTTACACAGCAAGCGTATGAAAGGATATGGTGAGTCTTTGTGTGGATTAGGTAGCATAAATTCAAGACTGCCTTACATTACTGTATAAAACAATATACTAAGGGAGACTAAAATTGCCAATGAAGAAATGTgctatttttgtatatttgaaatgaataaatacattttattaactgGTAATAAAATATGCTATCAGTGCAACAGAGTTTGTATTTGCAAATAAGTATTGGATACTTATTGCTCTTTTTTACTTTCTGTAATTTTTCCTCTTTTCTGAAACTAGCAAGAGACGGTccctttacattttaaaatgtaccaGCATTGCCGCCCATAAAAGCCTGAATTTTTCTCAgcagacttaggctgggtacacactacagtgttttcagacgattatctgGTCAATCAGACGCTAAAGGACCAGTTGGCCCGATATcttattagtgtgtacgctgcatagatgaacaattatcgttccaatgcCCATCGTATCATTTTTAAATAGGACTAAAAATCTCCTTCATCACTGGaatgatgtcgttccaattctgcagtgtgtatgcactcacaattaggatctccatagagtttacagagtcatgcgggtatacgaggtatgtctattaaataacgagactgtgatttcacctagtaaacaaagcagtcaggaCCTGTTATAACTGCATATgaagtaaccttgaacctgtctgaacctgcatgacaggCTGCAACATTCTATGACGTTCAGTTTATTGTGAATCGCCAGTTAGTTTGGttatgttttctgtagagtgccgaaaaaatgctatgtttaaaagttgaacaacgtgccaatttgaaatttttagtaaaattgcacaaaacaccaacagaatgttttcaaatgcttactatggCCTATGGGAATAactgcctgtctcgtgcacgTGTGTTTGACTGGCActaaagatttagcgagggacatgagaatgttgaagatgatgaacgccctggagaaccttgcacttcaagaaccgaagaaaatgtagaaaaaatcagtcacATTGTTCGAAAAGACCTCCGACTCAGTGTTCCAATGATAGCTGAATTCGTgtacattgacaaagacactgtaTGTAAAATTTTGCgtaaggatcttaacatgacgaatgtttgtgcaaagatggtcccaagggttctcacaccagagcaaaaaatAAGTCGAAAGGAATGTTGTGCTGACATTCTGCAACAACTTTACACAGATCCAAACCtctttcataaagtaat harbors:
- the P2RY4 gene encoding P2Y purinoceptor 4 encodes the protein MVDSYTTTFLPSPLPQNATNEDNNCVFNEEFKFWLLPVSYSAVFVLGLPLNLTAIWIFFAKMRPWSPTTVYMFNLALSDTLYLLSLPTLIYYYADRNNWPFGVALCKIMRFLFYTNLYCSILFLTGISIHRYMGVCHPLLSLQRMKARYAHMFCGVVWLSVSICLVPNLKFITVSPRGNDTLCHDTTVPEEFQKYVEYSTAVMTLLFGIPFLVIAGCYGLMTRELMKPQVNGSQQTLPSYKRRSIKTIVIVLTVFIICFLPFHITRTIYYYARLLKADCQLLNVVNFTYKITRPFASANSCFDPVLYFLASEKYQKRLVMALSCACWRRLPVSNSGLETHRRRSNLAVISAEDVHTNGSLGNLLQVREEEGHIGDTEVEHYADKNNPTLVESIGRSVGNEKKRKINGKDFEGRPRKKEENGSEYKKKLGDIVERMHVIECSDIHSKINRSKSERQSERKREKVSEENRGRWSLKHMRDVRWSNHETLEENSWEGDGSSSWNLLVSVSQGEQCLWMSSKEDSEEGKKLQSLPNK